TTGGCGTGTTTTGCCGCCTTCACGCAAGAAAGAATCCGTGGATAAACCTCGTTTTAGCGAAATTTTCCGGCCGTTAGTTCCACATTTAAAAAATCAAGGATTGCTTTGCTTATATGGGCTTGCCTTTCTGTTAATGGGTAGCATCGTCACGCTGTATAATTATGTGACGTATTTGCTGCTTGCCCCACCGTATGATTTAAGCCATACACTTGTAAGTTGGATATTTATTGTTTATTTAACTGGAACGTTTAGTTCAGCGTGGATGGGGAAGTTGTCCGATCGATTAGGGAGAGTATGTGTCGTCGGCATGGGAATCGCCTTCATGCTCATTGGAGTGGTTATCACGCTGCATGGCAGTGTATTCATAAAGGTTGTTGGAATTGCTTTATTAACATTTGGCTTTTTTGGCTGCCATTCAGTCGCAAGCAGTTGGGTTGGCGTTTGGGCAAAGGAACATAAAGCCCATGCGTCATCGTTGTATCTTTTATTTTATTACGGTGGCTCAAGCATCGTCGGTTTTGTTGGGGGACTTTTCTGGAGTTCTTTCCATTGGATGGGGGTTGTTTCTTATATTAGCGCACTTCTTGTCGCAGGATTCGTGTTAGTAGTAAGGCTTAATGGGTTGTCGCGTTATGGAAAAGGAAGCGGCGAAGCATGAGCTCAGCCGCTTGAAACATTTTATCTAAAATTTTACGATTGTACGCCCGCGCACTTTGCCTTCTAAAATAGAAGAAAGTGCATCTTTGAGCCCGTCCAAATCGACTTCTTGCCCGATGTCGCTTAGAAGGCTATCAGGCTTCATTTCGTTTGCCATTCGTTCCCAAAGCGGCTTGCGAACTTCCATTGGGCAATAGACCGAATCAATGCCAAGCAAATTGACACCGCGAAGAATAAAAGGAAAGACTGTTGCAGGGACGCTCGTCCCGCCAGTTAAACCGCTTACCGCTACACTGCCGCCGTATTTTGTGTTGCTAAGGAGGGCAGCCAATGTCTTTCCGCCGACAGGATCAACCGCTCCCGCCCAAAGTTGTTTGCCTAGCGCACGGATTTTTTCCGGATTGACATCTTCACGGGAGACCACTTTTTTTGCGCCTAAACTCTTTAAGTAGTCATGCTCGCTTTCTTTTCCTGTGCTTGCCACAACACTGTAGCCAAGTTTGGCTAAAATTGCCACCGCAAGGCTGCCGACACCTCCGGTTGCCCCTGTAACAGCAATATCCCCGCTGTCAGGAAGAACGCCGTGCTGTTCTAAACTTTGTACAGACAACGCTGCCGTAAACCCTGCCGTTCCATAGGCCATTGCTTCTTTCAGCGATAATCCTTTCGGCAGCGGAACGACCCAGTCCGCTTTCACTCTCGCGTACTCGCTAAATCCACCGAAATGGGTAACGCCAATTTCATAACTTGTCGCGATGACTTCATCGCCTTCTTTGAAACGATGATCTGTAGAAGATACAACTGTGCCAGCCAAGTCAATGCCTGGAACGAAAGGGTATGTACTAACGATATTTCCATTTGGAATGGAAGCAAGGCCATCTTTGTAATTAACGCTTGAATAAGCTGTCCGGATCGTTACTTCCCCTTCAGGAAGATCATCAAAAGATAAAGTTTTTACGTCAACGGAAAAATCATCCTCCGTTTTGTTGACGACTAAAGCACGAAAATTTTCGGCCATGAAATGAACTCCTCTCTTAAACTCTTATTTTTTCTAAAAATTAAAAACCATCTCTATTATAAAGCAATATAAGATCACACTCAATTGAATGCTCTCTTCTTTTAAATTTTGACAGGGTAGAAAACAAGTTTAGTGATGACTAAAAAGGACAGCGGAAATTATACAAGACTATTATTTTTCAAGATTATTGCTTTCTTCAGTTGAATAAGAAGGGAAGAACGTTATTATCCCTCACCACTTTTTGTAAACATAGGAAAAGTGAGTACATTACCAGTAAGACAAGTAGTGTTATTCTTTCCATCATACATACGCTTGAAGTATGAAAAAGAATTAGTTGAAGAGTGGATAAGTATTTCAATAACTTATGATATTATGCTATTTCAAGCTCTGACCTATTATATAAAGAATTGCTATATGTAATGGATAGAATATGTAAAAAAAATACTTTAATCCTATTCCTTTTTTTCTATTGTAAATTAACATAAAAGGAAGTGCTGCAATCATCATCCATTGATAATCTGCAAAAGGGACTAGGTAACTTGTAAGACCACCAGGCCGATAACCATAATACTTAACCAATGGATACATAAAAACAGAAAAAACACTGTAATAAATTATTAAATTCATTTTATTATTTCTTGTTAAATATAGTAATACACCAAGAACTAAAAATAAAACTCCCCCTTCAACGAAAATAATATTTCCAAATAATGAACCGTAGAACATGTAAGACGGTGTTGCACTAGCGAAGTGTGGTATATTCATAATTTCAGCAAAAAAAAAAAAAATAATATAAAACTAACTATTTGCCAAATTCCAAAGCAAATATATAATTTTTTTTCGTTTTTATAGATTAAGTAGAGAATAAAAGCAACTAAGAATAAAGTAGAAAAAATATTGCTTGTTATATAGTCGTAGGTGTAGTTATATAAATAATTCAATACTAAATTCATTACTGCCATGCCTACTCCAAACAAATACAAACGGGTGAGATACTTTTTTTTATCCGATGTATATGAAAAGCCCCATATCACACAAAATAAAAATAAAGGAGCAGAAATTCTACCGATCCAACCAAACCAAATAGGTG
This is a stretch of genomic DNA from Pueribacillus theae. It encodes these proteins:
- a CDS encoding MFS transporter, giving the protein MPKITRGTPAFWRTGSALFLGGFVVLILLYTTQPLFPIFSEEFGVSPATASLTISLTTGSLAIFMLITAGLSESWGKKKLMTLSLFLSSALTIIIAFSPNFTVLLLLRLLLGITIAGLPAIAMAYVNEEFHPKSIGFVMGLYVSGNTLGGMTGRILTGVVTDYSSWRIAFFIVGFLCLLCSVWFWRVLPPSRKKESVDKPRFSEIFRPLVPHLKNQGLLCLYGLAFLLMGSIVTLYNYVTYLLLAPPYDLSHTLVSWIFIVYLTGTFSSAWMGKLSDRLGRVCVVGMGIAFMLIGVVITLHGSVFIKVVGIALLTFGFFGCHSVASSWVGVWAKEHKAHASSLYLLFYYGGSSIVGFVGGLFWSSFHWMGVVSYISALLVAGFVLVVRLNGLSRYGKGSGEA
- a CDS encoding NADPH:quinone oxidoreductase family protein — translated: MAENFRALVVNKTEDDFSVDVKTLSFDDLPEGEVTIRTAYSSVNYKDGLASIPNGNIVSTYPFVPGIDLAGTVVSSTDHRFKEGDEVIATSYEIGVTHFGGFSEYARVKADWVVPLPKGLSLKEAMAYGTAGFTAALSVQSLEQHGVLPDSGDIAVTGATGGVGSLAVAILAKLGYSVVASTGKESEHDYLKSLGAKKVVSREDVNPEKIRALGKQLWAGAVDPVGGKTLAALLSNTKYGGSVAVSGLTGGTSVPATVFPFILRGVNLLGIDSVYCPMEVRKPLWERMANEMKPDSLLSDIGQEVDLDGLKDALSSILEGKVRGRTIVKF
- a CDS encoding TraX family protein encodes the protein MNIPHFASATPSYMFYGSLFGNIIFVEGGVLFLVLGVLLYLTRNNKMNLIIYYSVFSVFMYPLVKYYGYRPGGLTSYLVPFADYQWMMIAALPFMLIYNRKKGIGLKYFFYIFYPLHIAILYIIGQSLK
- a CDS encoding TraX family protein — its product is MTTTALKIVALIFMLIDHIGKFIPGTPIWFGWIGRISAPLFLFCVIWGFSYTSDKKKYLTRLYLFGVGMAVMNLVLNYLYNYTYDYITSNIFSTLFLVAFILYLIYKNEKKLYICFGIWQIVSFILFFFFLLKL